Within the Nitrospira sp. genome, the region CTGTATCGGGCAATGGAAGCGAGCAGATGGGGTGAAGGGAAAGGCGGATTCGATTGTGAGTTCGTTCAACCGGAACTTTCCTGGTCGAAATGACGGCATCAGCGAGACGCTTTCGTTTCTCGCCAGTCCAGAAGTCGTCACGGCTTACGCGCTTGCCGGCGAACTCGGGTTCGATCCCGTTCACCAAACGCTCAAGGGTGCGGATGGCAATGAATTCAAGCTGGAAGCGCCACAAGGGGAGGAGTTGCCCGCAAAAGGCTTCGCCAAGGGTGAGGAGGGCTTTGTGGCACCCGCGGAGAATGGTGAGGGGCTCACCGTCGATATTCCGCCGACCAGCGAACGATTACAGCTTCTCCAGCCATTTCCACGCTGGGACGGGAGGGACTTCGACAAGCTGCCGCTGTTGATTAAAACAAAGGGGAAGACCACAACGGACCATATCTCGCCGGCCGGACCCTGGCTTAAGTTCCGGGGGCACCTGGATAAGATCAGCGACAACATGTTCCTCGGCGCCAATAACGCTTTCTCGTCTGAGTCTGGGAAGGGAACTGATGTGCTGACCGGGGAGTCAGGTTTGACAATCGCACAGATCGCCCGTCGTTATAAGGCCAAGGGTGTCGGTGCGGCAGTCGTCGGTGATGAGAACTACGGCGAAGGCAGCAGCCGTGAACATGCAGCCATGTCACCGCGATTTCTGAACGTGAAAATCGTGTTGACGAAAAGCTTCGCCCGCATTCACGAGACGAATCTGAAAAAGCAGGGAATCTTGGCATTGACCTTCGCGGACCCGAAGGACTATGAAAAAATTGAGCAGAAGGACCGCATTAGTGTGACGGGACTGAATGCCGTGGCTCCCGGCAAGCCGGTACAAGTCACCATTCACAAGCCGGATGGCAAGGCGCTGACCATCCAGGCGAACCACAGCATGACTGAGCAGCAGCTTGCATGGTTTCGAGCGGGATCGGCGCTGAACGCATTGAACTAACATGATTATCGTTGGAGAGGATCAGCCATGACGACCAAAGCGGATAAAATCATCTACACAAAGACCGATGAAGCGCCGATGCTGGCGACGTATTCCTTCTTGCCCATCATCAATGCGTTTAGCAAGGCCGCCGGCGTAACTGTGGAATTGCGGGATATTTCCTTGGCGGGCCGGGTACTCGCCGTGTTTCCGGAGTATCTCACAGCTGAGCAAAAGCAGCCGGACGCCCTGGCGGAGTTGGGGGAGTTGGCCAAGACCCCTGAAGCCAACATCATCAAGCTGCCCAACATCAGTGCGTCGATCCCGCAGTTGGTGGCCACCATCAAGGAGTTACAAAGCCAGGGTTACAAGCTGCCGGACTACCCGGAAAATCCAAAGGACGACAAGGAAAAGGAGATCAAGGCCCGCTACGACAAGGTCAAAGGCAGTGCTGTGAATCCGGTCTTGCGCGAAGGTAACTCCGACCGGCGCGCTCCGCTCTCCGTCAAAGCGCACGCACGCAAGCATCCGCACAAGATGGGTGCCTGGACATCGGATTCCAAGACGCACGTCGCTCATATGAAGGGCGGAGATTTTCGTTCCAATGAGAAGTCGATCACAGTTCAGGCGGCGACCACTGCCAAGATCGAGTTCGTGGGGGCTGATGGCAAGGCGACGGTGCTGAAAGACAAGATCGCCCTCCAGGCGGGCGAAGTGCTCGACGCCACCTTCATGAGCGTCAAGGCCTTGCGCACTTTTCTCGAGGAGCAAATTGAAGACGCAAAGAAACAGGGGGTCTTGTTCTCGCTGCACATGAAGGCCACCATGATGAAGGTCTCGGATCCGAAGATCTTTGGTCATGCCGTGAGGGTGTATTATAAAGACGTCTTTGACAAGCACGGGGAAACATTCAAGAAGCTTGGCGTCGATCCAGACAACGGCCTCGGTGACGTCTACGCGAAGATCAAATCGTTGCCGGACGACCAGCGCAAGGCAATTGAATCCGATATTCAAGCCGTGTATCAGAAGCGGCCCCCGATGGCGATGGTGAACTCTGACAAAGGCATCACCAATCTTCATGTGCCGAGCGACATCATCATCGATGCCTCGATGCCACCGGTCATCCGGGACAGCGGCAAGATGTGGAATCCGGAAGGCAAGCTCCAGGACGTCAAATGTGTGATCCCTGACGCCAGCTATGCACCCGTCTATCACGAGGTGGTCGAGTTTTGTAAGAAGCACGGGGCCTTTGATCCGCGTGCGATGGGCAGCATCCCGAACGTGGGCTTGATGGCACAGGCCGCGGAAGAGTACGGCTCCCACGATAAGACCTACAAAGCACCGGCGAATGGCACGATGCGTATCGTCGATGCGAGCGGCAAGACCTTGATCGAACACAAGGTCGAGGAGGGCGATATTTGGCGCGCCTGTCAGGTGAAGGATGCGCCGATTCAAGACTGGGTTAAACTGGCGGTGAACCGGGCGAAGGCGACCGGCTCGCCAGCCGTGTTTTGGTTGAACAAGGATCGTCCCCACGATGCCGAACTAATCAAGAAGGTGAACGCGTATTTGCCGAAGCACGACACAGCCGGCCTCGAGATCAAAATCATGGCCCCAGCCGACGCCTGCCGCTACTCGTTGGAGCGGATGAAAGAAGGGAAGGATACGATTTCGGTCACGGGCAATGTGCTCCGTGACTACCTGACCGACTTGTTCCCGATCCTCGAGATCGGCACCAGCGCCAAGATGCTCTCCATTGTCCCCTTGCTGAACGGCGGTGGATTATTTGAGACCGGGGCGGGCGGATCGGCCCCCAAGCACGTCCAACAATTCCAGCAAGAGGGCTACCTTCGTTGGGATTCGCTGGGTGAATTTCTCGCCCTGGCTGCATCACTCGAACATCTGGCGAAGGTCGGAAACAATCAGGTGGCAAAGATCCTCGCGGACACACTGGATCAAGCGAACGCGAAATTCCTCGAAAGCAATAAGTCCCCAGCCCGTAAGGTCGGTGAAATCGACAATCGCGGCAGCCACTTCTACCTGGCCCTTTATTGGGCCCAGGCCTTGGCGGCCCAAACCGCCGACAAAAAGATCGCGGAGAAGTTTACCAAGATCGCCAAGGACCTGAGCGACAACGAGAAAAAGATTGACGGCGAGTTGCTCGCGGCGCAGGGCAAGCCACAGGATGTCGGCGGGTACTATCACCCGGACGATGCCAAGGCATTCAGAGCCATGCGCCCGAGTGCGACCTTGAATGCCATTATTGACGGAATCGCCTGAGGAAGGCGCCCGGCATTGGAGCACCATGGCAGACGACAACTTCGATACCCAAAACGTCATTGATCAGGAAGAGGTCTTGCGTCACCGGATGGTGACGATTGAGATTGCCGGCAAGCAGTATGAGGTGCCGGAGGGGATCACAGTGATCAAGGCGCTGTGGTACACGGGGCAGGAGGTCGTGCGTGGCGCAGGATGTCTCGGCGGTTTTTGCGGGGCTTGCGCCACCTATTATCGAGTCAAGGACGATCCCAAGGTGCGTACCTGCTTGGCCTGTCAAACGGCGGTGCAGGACGGGATGTCGTTCTCGATTCAGGCGCCGTTTCCTGCTCGCAAGGCGGTCTACAATATTCAGGAACTCAAGGACCCGAAGCAGGACCTATTCAATTTATATCCAGAGGCGCCCCTGTGCCGGAATTGCAATGCCTGTACGGAGGCGTGCCCGCAGAAGATCAATGTGCGTGAAGGAGTTTGGAAGGCGGTCTTCGGGGACTTCAAGGGTGTCTCCGATATGTTCATGGATTGCGTCATGTGTGGCATGTGTACGCCGGTCTGCATTGCGGACATCGCTCCCAATCTTGTAGCGCTGTACGTGAGTCGCGCGCAAGGCGCGCATTTCACGGAGAAGCCGGAAGGGCTGGAGCGTCGAATCAAGGAAATTGCGGACGGTCAGTTCAATGACGACTGGACGCGCGTGATGGGGCTCAACGAAAAGGAATTGACGGACCTCTGCGCCAGTCTCAAGTAGACCAGTGGGTGGTTTGCGCTGACCGCGAGGGACACACGCCGCAATGGATATTCACGTACTTCAACAAATCGTGCACAAGACCCGCGATGCGCGGCGTGAGCAGACGCTGCCGAAACTGTCCTTAGCCGAGCGGGATACGCTGATCAAAAAGTATCATCCGGATTTTCGCGAAAGCGCGTATCGTCCCATCCGGTTCGGCCCCAATGCCGGTGACAAGACAGCGGTCGAGCTGGCGGCACTTCTGGAAGGAAGTAGCCAGCTTCCCGACGATCTCGATCTTACGGCCGCGT harbors:
- the icd gene encoding isocitrate dehydrogenase, with the translated sequence MTTKADKIIYTKTDEAPMLATYSFLPIINAFSKAAGVTVELRDISLAGRVLAVFPEYLTAEQKQPDALAELGELAKTPEANIIKLPNISASIPQLVATIKELQSQGYKLPDYPENPKDDKEKEIKARYDKVKGSAVNPVLREGNSDRRAPLSVKAHARKHPHKMGAWTSDSKTHVAHMKGGDFRSNEKSITVQAATTAKIEFVGADGKATVLKDKIALQAGEVLDATFMSVKALRTFLEEQIEDAKKQGVLFSLHMKATMMKVSDPKIFGHAVRVYYKDVFDKHGETFKKLGVDPDNGLGDVYAKIKSLPDDQRKAIESDIQAVYQKRPPMAMVNSDKGITNLHVPSDIIIDASMPPVIRDSGKMWNPEGKLQDVKCVIPDASYAPVYHEVVEFCKKHGAFDPRAMGSIPNVGLMAQAAEEYGSHDKTYKAPANGTMRIVDASGKTLIEHKVEEGDIWRACQVKDAPIQDWVKLAVNRAKATGSPAVFWLNKDRPHDAELIKKVNAYLPKHDTAGLEIKIMAPADACRYSLERMKEGKDTISVTGNVLRDYLTDLFPILEIGTSAKMLSIVPLLNGGGLFETGAGGSAPKHVQQFQQEGYLRWDSLGEFLALAASLEHLAKVGNNQVAKILADTLDQANAKFLESNKSPARKVGEIDNRGSHFYLALYWAQALAAQTADKKIAEKFTKIAKDLSDNEKKIDGELLAAQGKPQDVGGYYHPDDAKAFRAMRPSATLNAIIDGIA